One region of Acaryochloris thomasi RCC1774 genomic DNA includes:
- a CDS encoding glycosyltransferase family 4 protein, with amino-acid sequence MTVSAAESLCLKLEEETRTLFLTRYAPYPPSSGAPLRNWQNINALMLLGPVAVFSISGFKGEAVDDSELPPGLTLWKHHKLDTFTQPRSMAEKFSQWLISDQLPGSRLLTDVVVSEKLKSLIQEFKPNLVIFEELWLYAYLPVVKEFGCRVILDNHNIEGPLYLDKQSQNQDLLNRIKISFIFQKIKTIEHRFANQANQVWLCSQADAEQFLDRYETSTQLCVVPNGVDVNFYSSVRLGNCHLPRDIAEDQQVLLFIGRYSYTPNAVAARLLLEQIFPKLQRLYPDCLLVLVGASPTQQMLATSQSAKNIWITDFVSDVRPYLALSTAVIVPLIDGGGTRLKILEAFASGRPVVSTTKGAEGLNVEDGKQILIRDSVDELVKGIGDLWSDSDHKGKLIERAYELVKNNYSWEANARAIIKNLKFLQQ; translated from the coding sequence TTTAACTCGCTATGCCCCCTATCCGCCTTCTAGTGGAGCACCCTTACGCAACTGGCAAAACATCAACGCTCTAATGTTGCTAGGGCCTGTCGCCGTTTTCTCCATTTCGGGTTTCAAGGGGGAAGCAGTCGATGATTCTGAGCTACCACCCGGCTTAACGCTTTGGAAACACCACAAGTTAGATACATTTACTCAGCCAAGATCTATGGCTGAAAAATTCTCTCAGTGGCTTATTTCTGATCAGTTACCAGGTTCTAGGCTGCTGACTGATGTAGTGGTCAGTGAAAAACTAAAGAGCCTTATCCAGGAATTCAAGCCTAATCTCGTTATTTTTGAAGAACTCTGGCTGTATGCTTATCTGCCTGTTGTTAAGGAGTTCGGATGCCGAGTTATTTTAGACAACCACAATATAGAGGGTCCACTCTACTTAGATAAGCAAAGCCAAAATCAAGATCTTCTCAATCGAATTAAGATTTCATTTATCTTCCAAAAAATCAAAACGATAGAGCATCGGTTCGCAAATCAAGCCAATCAGGTTTGGCTTTGCAGCCAAGCTGACGCCGAACAATTTCTAGATCGTTACGAAACCTCTACACAATTGTGTGTTGTTCCAAATGGCGTTGATGTTAATTTCTACAGTAGTGTCCGCTTGGGTAACTGCCACCTGCCCAGAGATATAGCAGAAGACCAACAGGTTCTTTTGTTCATTGGGCGCTATTCATACACCCCCAATGCTGTTGCAGCCAGGCTCCTTTTAGAACAAATTTTTCCAAAACTCCAAAGACTTTATCCCGACTGTTTACTGGTGCTGGTTGGAGCATCACCGACCCAACAGATGCTAGCGACATCTCAATCGGCTAAAAATATATGGATAACAGATTTTGTAAGTGATGTTCGCCCATATCTAGCTCTATCAACGGCTGTGATTGTTCCTCTCATAGATGGTGGGGGTACTCGCCTAAAAATTTTAGAGGCATTTGCTTCTGGCCGTCCTGTCGTTAGCACGACAAAAGGAGCTGAAGGTCTAAACGTTGAAGATGGGAAGCAGATTTTGATTAGAGATAGTGTTGATGAGTTAGTAAAAGGCATCGGTGATTTGTGGTCAGACTCTGATCATAAAGGCAAACTTATCGAAAGGGCTTATGAGCTCGTCAAGAACAACTACTCTTGGGAAGCGAATGCCAGAGCAATTATCAAAAACCTGAAATTTCTTCAACAATGA
- a CDS encoding glycosyltransferase family 2 protein: protein MKDLTSHPKISVVMSVYNGELFLEQSMESILSQTYANFELILIDDCSTDNTIQILEHYAQRDWRIRLFRNKENIGLTKSLNKGLELAKGEYVARQDADDISLPERFETQVTFLDNHPEIGLVSCNMEIINFEGHKTGEHKRACSSEFVSWYLLFYNRLAGHSQVTFRRQLITKLGGYDEQRRFSQDYELWSRVAKVSKIAILSETLLKQRIHNSSVSTTRSSEQRSYSLSQSKHNIEELISKEINLEEVVLLRNFWLSCWPLISSLEIRESIYNLNSRLIDIYQSFTQQSSQRGDDVKAELSQCLRILIGKQFLAWVQFPMKADHTLFPKLWISYYAFFWCPQGVPISWLILLWRTLPKWLKLPVRKGYRISRNLFKVKT, encoded by the coding sequence GTGAAAGATTTGACAAGCCATCCAAAAATCAGTGTAGTCATGTCAGTGTATAACGGTGAGCTTTTCCTAGAGCAGTCTATGGAAAGTATTCTCTCTCAAACCTACGCTAACTTTGAGTTGATATTGATCGACGACTGTTCTACGGATAACACCATCCAAATTCTAGAACATTACGCGCAGCGTGATTGGAGGATTAGGCTATTCAGAAATAAGGAAAACATTGGATTAACTAAGTCGCTTAACAAGGGGTTAGAATTAGCGAAAGGAGAATACGTCGCCAGACAAGATGCTGACGATATTTCTTTGCCTGAAAGATTTGAAACGCAAGTAACATTTCTAGATAATCATCCAGAGATTGGATTAGTGTCTTGCAATATGGAAATTATTAACTTTGAAGGTCATAAAACTGGAGAGCACAAAAGGGCCTGTTCGTCAGAATTTGTTAGCTGGTATCTCTTGTTCTACAATCGCTTGGCAGGGCACAGCCAGGTTACTTTCAGACGGCAGCTCATAACAAAATTAGGGGGATACGATGAGCAGCGTCGCTTTAGTCAAGACTACGAACTTTGGTCACGGGTAGCGAAGGTCAGCAAGATCGCTATTCTCTCAGAGACTTTGCTTAAGCAGAGAATACACAATTCCAGTGTCTCTACAACGAGGTCTTCAGAGCAAAGGAGCTACAGCCTCAGTCAGTCAAAGCACAATATTGAGGAATTGATCAGCAAGGAAATCAACTTAGAGGAGGTCGTCCTTCTAAGAAATTTTTGGCTGAGCTGCTGGCCTCTCATTTCTAGTCTAGAAATTCGTGAGTCAATTTATAACTTAAACTCAAGGCTAATAGATATTTACCAGAGTTTTACCCAACAGAGTAGTCAGCGAGGTGACGATGTCAAAGCAGAGTTATCTCAATGCTTACGCATCTTAATTGGGAAGCAGTTCCTTGCGTGGGTGCAGTTTCCTATGAAAGCAGATCATACTCTATTCCCAAAGCTTTGGATCTCCTACTATGCCTTTTTCTGGTGTCCACAGGGGGTGCCAATTAGCTGGCTTATATTACTCTGGAGAACCTTACCAAAATGGCTGAAGCTGCCGGTTCGAAAGGGTTATAGGATTTCCAGGAATCTATTTAAAGTTAAGACATAG
- a CDS encoding NAD-dependent epimerase, with protein MRKILVTGAAGFIGFHICQELLARDEAVIGLDNLNDYYDVGLKQARLDRLTIQKNFQFFRVDLAERTEIANLFSSCKPDLVIHLAAQAGVRHSLTHPHAYIDSNLVGFANILEGCRSIEVKHLIFASSSSVYGANTKIPFAVGDFVDHPVSLYAATKKANELMAFTYSHLYALPATGLRFFTVYGPWGRPDMAYFSFTRSILRGEPIKVFNYGKMRRDFTYIRDIVAGIVKILEKPPSYAGTDMKLGSESTIAPYKIYNIGNNQPIELLAFIEVLENCLGIEANKKLLPIQPGDMLETYADISELSHDIGFRPSTSIESGLRYFVDWYRSYYGV; from the coding sequence ATGAGAAAGATATTAGTAACCGGCGCTGCTGGATTTATTGGTTTTCATATATGCCAAGAATTACTAGCCAGAGATGAAGCTGTAATAGGTCTCGACAATTTAAATGATTACTATGACGTTGGCCTAAAGCAGGCACGTTTAGATAGGCTTACTATCCAGAAAAATTTTCAGTTCTTTCGAGTCGATTTAGCCGAGCGCACTGAAATTGCAAATTTATTCAGTTCCTGTAAACCTGATCTTGTCATTCACCTAGCTGCTCAAGCTGGTGTACGTCATTCACTAACACATCCTCATGCATACATTGATAGTAATTTAGTTGGCTTTGCCAACATTCTAGAAGGATGCCGAAGTATAGAGGTTAAGCACCTCATTTTCGCTTCTTCTAGTTCAGTTTACGGGGCTAATACCAAAATCCCCTTTGCTGTTGGTGACTTTGTTGATCATCCTGTTAGTCTTTATGCAGCTACGAAAAAGGCGAACGAACTTATGGCCTTCACTTATAGCCACTTATACGCTTTGCCGGCGACTGGTTTGCGATTTTTCACGGTTTACGGGCCCTGGGGTAGACCTGACATGGCTTATTTTTCATTTACGCGCTCAATTCTTCGCGGCGAACCCATTAAGGTCTTTAACTATGGCAAGATGCGCCGAGACTTCACCTACATCCGTGATATTGTAGCGGGCATAGTAAAAATCTTGGAAAAGCCTCCTTCATATGCTGGAACTGATATGAAGCTTGGGTCAGAGTCAACTATTGCTCCCTACAAAATTTACAATATCGGTAACAATCAGCCTATCGAGCTGCTGGCTTTTATAGAAGTCTTAGAAAACTGCTTGGGTATCGAAGCTAATAAAAAGTTATTGCCGATACAGCCTGGGGACATGCTCGAAACCTATGCTGATATCAGCGAATTGTCACATGATATAGGTTTTAGGCCAAGCACCTCCATTGAATCTGGCCTAAGGTATTTTGTCGACTGGTACCGTTCATACTATGGAGTGTAG
- a CDS encoding glycosyltransferase family 2 protein: MSILAPKISVLMGVYNGSCYLRESVSSILNQTFSNFEFVIIDDASNDNTWDILTSLSKQDERIKLIRNKQNIGLTRSLNKGLVIAQGELIARQDADDISLPIRFEKQVQFLDQRPSAVLVSGCYEYIDAEGISFKTVRVAGGPDITAWYLLFYNRIGAHGLAMFRRQVVAEIGGYSEDYRYSQDYELWSRLVDTGDLVVLPDVLQLYRRDHDSSISVKFSSVQQDLALQVTAQNITNVIGEGMSKEALIDLRNFWVGQYLEIQDIGALYANLKKIHRAFIQQRSKIASYSGTGVSRRLGDVVLLRFLCWTNLFSSSHDWHRKAKVIRCAFLWNPVKAINLFSRRAFRNLPRSIKTFPI, from the coding sequence ATGTCTATATTAGCTCCTAAAATCAGCGTGTTAATGGGAGTCTACAACGGATCTTGCTATCTGCGAGAATCTGTTAGCAGTATCCTCAATCAGACTTTTTCTAATTTTGAGTTTGTTATTATTGATGATGCTTCTAATGATAATACATGGGATATATTGACAAGTCTCTCAAAGCAAGACGAACGTATTAAGCTGATCAGAAACAAGCAAAATATTGGCTTGACTCGCTCATTAAACAAAGGTCTTGTCATTGCTCAAGGCGAGCTGATCGCACGACAAGATGCAGACGATATCTCTTTACCAATTCGCTTCGAGAAACAAGTCCAATTTTTAGATCAGCGGCCCAGCGCTGTTCTCGTCTCTGGATGTTATGAGTACATCGATGCTGAAGGCATTTCCTTCAAAACAGTTCGGGTCGCAGGTGGTCCAGACATAACGGCGTGGTATTTGCTGTTCTACAACCGTATTGGGGCTCACGGGCTGGCGATGTTCCGGCGGCAGGTGGTCGCAGAAATCGGTGGCTATTCGGAAGACTATCGCTACAGTCAAGATTACGAGCTGTGGTCAAGATTAGTTGATACGGGTGATCTAGTAGTTTTGCCAGACGTTCTTCAACTCTATCGGCGCGATCACGACAGCAGTATCTCAGTCAAATTTAGCTCAGTTCAGCAAGATCTTGCTTTACAAGTAACAGCTCAAAATATTACGAACGTCATTGGAGAAGGAATGAGCAAAGAAGCTCTCATTGACCTAAGAAATTTCTGGGTAGGACAATATCTCGAGATTCAAGATATCGGTGCTCTCTACGCAAACCTTAAAAAGATACATCGGGCATTTATACAGCAGCGTTCGAAGATAGCTTCTTACTCAGGCACAGGTGTGAGTCGCAGGTTAGGAGATGTTGTACTTTTACGCTTTTTGTGTTGGACGAATTTATTTAGCTCTTCTCATGACTGGCATCGAAAAGCTAAAGTTATACGTTGTGCATTTCTATGGAACCCAGTAAAAGCCATTAATTTATTCTCGAGACGAGCATTCCGTAACTTACCTCGCTCAATCAAAACTTTTCCGATATAA
- a CDS encoding glycosyltransferase family 4 protein, with protein sequence MIQTTKKYLNVFFWPSWPNNPYQVLLAHALEPLGVKVEIVPSSNRLLRAGVQEQQPAYLHFHSLYYLFTAPKPFIAWLRSIKALFWLLTLRLSGKTLIWTVHDLQNHDDRNPWVDWFFSFCFSRLAQGIILHSERIQQQFVQRFRIAETRKLYVIPHGHYLECYPNHIQPSEARHSLNLRKDQLTFLFLGLIRPYKGVPELISAFQSLSTESAQLAIAGKPASEEIGNQIRDAIQDDCNIHLWPTYIEEDQIQVYMNAADVVVFPYRRVLTSGSIVLAMSFGRACIAPQEGGIQDVLDSSGAFLYDSRQPIGLAQAMQASIENRELLATMGTYNRQKVQQWSWQDIAQQTHAVYQASVSAGKIL encoded by the coding sequence ATGATTCAGACGACTAAGAAATATCTAAACGTTTTTTTCTGGCCTTCTTGGCCGAACAATCCTTACCAAGTGCTGCTCGCTCATGCCCTAGAGCCGCTCGGGGTGAAGGTTGAGATTGTTCCATCTAGCAATCGGCTACTGCGTGCAGGCGTTCAAGAACAACAACCCGCCTATCTCCACTTTCATTCTCTGTACTATCTGTTCACAGCTCCTAAACCGTTCATTGCTTGGCTCCGTTCTATCAAAGCCCTTTTTTGGCTGTTAACGCTGAGACTGAGCGGCAAAACTTTGATTTGGACGGTTCACGATCTCCAAAATCACGATGATCGAAATCCTTGGGTAGATTGGTTCTTCAGCTTCTGTTTTTCTAGGCTAGCGCAAGGTATTATCCTTCACTCAGAGCGCATTCAGCAGCAGTTTGTGCAAAGATTCAGAATTGCCGAAACGCGGAAGCTCTACGTTATTCCTCACGGCCACTATCTTGAGTGTTATCCCAACCACATTCAGCCTAGTGAGGCTCGTCACAGCCTAAATCTCAGAAAAGACCAGCTTACTTTTTTGTTCTTGGGTCTAATTCGTCCCTACAAGGGAGTGCCTGAACTAATTTCAGCATTCCAAAGTTTGTCCACAGAGTCGGCTCAACTTGCGATCGCAGGCAAACCGGCCTCAGAAGAAATCGGCAACCAAATTAGAGACGCCATTCAGGACGACTGCAATATTCATCTCTGGCCGACATACATTGAAGAAGACCAGATTCAGGTCTACATGAACGCCGCGGACGTCGTAGTTTTTCCCTATCGCAGAGTTCTGACATCTGGCTCTATTGTCTTAGCAATGTCTTTTGGTCGCGCTTGTATCGCACCTCAAGAGGGTGGGATACAAGATGTCCTTGATTCCTCCGGTGCATTTCTATACGACTCTAGGCAGCCGATAGGGCTTGCTCAAGCCATGCAAGCGTCCATTGAGAATCGAGAACTCCTGGCAACAATGGGCACATACAATCGTCAAAAGGTACAGCAATGGAGCTGGCAAGATATTGCACAGCAGACCCATGCTGTTTACCAAGCGAGCGTTAGCGCGGGAAAAATATTGTGA
- a CDS encoding glycosyltransferase family 2 protein, giving the protein MTHPSNISTSSTSTKPLVTIIINNYNYEQFISDAINSALAQTYHPVEIIVVDDGSTDRSRDVINSYGSKLNPIFKENGGQASTFNTGFKASQGDVICLLDSDDLFHPEKVLEVVSAFQADENIRWFFHQLKVEHLSTKEVIRLSPNRDSGPYDFREPMRAGSSVEFSPPSTSGLCFSRVLLQEILPMPEAEDIVMSDLYLKLSSMALYKGFYLNRPLGVVRVHSNNRYTEKRGRHLLKGNIEITTAYYLRQKWRFLSRLSNNLFCLGMSDLSKAKKVDLRYQNTGYILSKYLRSISPLGQPKIKLKISFFCLKILLKRLKN; this is encoded by the coding sequence GTGACGCACCCTTCGAATATTTCCACTTCGTCAACGTCAACAAAGCCCCTCGTTACCATCATTATCAACAACTACAATTATGAGCAATTTATTAGCGATGCAATCAATAGCGCCTTGGCCCAAACCTATCACCCAGTTGAGATAATTGTTGTTGATGACGGTTCCACGGATCGCTCTCGAGACGTCATCAACAGCTATGGTTCTAAATTGAATCCAATCTTCAAAGAGAATGGGGGACAAGCTTCTACTTTCAATACGGGGTTTAAAGCAAGTCAAGGAGACGTTATTTGTCTCCTTGACTCCGATGATTTATTCCACCCAGAGAAGGTATTGGAGGTAGTTTCAGCATTTCAAGCGGACGAAAATATTCGCTGGTTCTTTCATCAACTCAAAGTGGAGCACTTGTCTACAAAAGAGGTTATTAGACTCTCTCCCAACAGGGATTCAGGCCCCTACGATTTTAGAGAACCCATGCGAGCCGGTTCAAGTGTAGAATTTTCACCGCCTTCAACATCAGGGTTGTGCTTTTCTCGTGTATTACTCCAGGAGATCCTTCCCATGCCTGAGGCCGAAGATATCGTTATGAGCGACCTCTATCTGAAGCTTTCTTCAATGGCTTTATACAAAGGATTTTATCTCAATCGTCCTCTTGGAGTGGTCAGAGTCCACAGCAATAATCGATACACAGAGAAGCGTGGTAGACACCTCCTAAAGGGAAATATCGAGATCACTACAGCTTATTACTTGCGACAAAAGTGGAGATTTTTGAGTCGGCTATCCAATAATTTATTTTGCTTAGGTATGTCTGACCTATCTAAAGCAAAAAAGGTTGATTTGAGATATCAAAATACTGGATACATATTATCAAAGTACTTGCGGTCTATATCACCGTTGGGCCAACCGAAGATCAAGCTAAAGATAAGTTTTTTCTGCCTTAAAATACTTTTGAAGCGGCTAAAAAACTAG
- the bchB gene encoding ferredoxin:protochlorophyllide reductase (ATP-dependent) subunit B — protein sequence MKLAYWMYAGPAHIGTLRVASSFKNVHGIMHAPLGDDYFNVMRSMLERERDFTPVTASVVDRHVLARGSQEKVVDNITRKDAEEHPDLIVLTPTCTSSILQEDLENFVERASESTEGDVLLADVNHYRVNELQAADRTLDQIVQFYIEKGRKHGDLLEKRTEKPSVNIIGMSTLGFHNQHDCTELKRLMTDLGIQVNEVIPEGASVHNLKRLPQAWFNLVPYRELGHMSAKYLEQEFGTPYVDITPMGVVETARCIRRIQQILNEQGADVNYEAFIEEQTLHVSQAAWFSRSIDCQNLTGKKAVVYGDNTHAAAMTKILAREMGIHVVWAGTYCKYDQDWFRQEVSEYCDEVIINEDHGAIGDAIAKVEPSAIFGTQMERHVGKRLNIPCGVIAAPIHIQDFPIGYKPFLGYEGTNQLADLVYNSFTLGMEDHLLEIFGGHDTKEVITKSMTADSDLAWANDGLSELNKIPGFVRGKVKRNTEKFARERGFVEITAEILYAAKESVGA from the coding sequence ATGAAATTAGCCTACTGGATGTATGCAGGGCCTGCCCACATCGGTACATTGCGCGTTGCCAGCTCCTTCAAAAACGTGCACGGCATTATGCACGCACCCCTTGGGGATGATTACTTCAACGTTATGCGCTCGATGCTAGAGCGTGAACGAGACTTTACGCCCGTGACTGCTAGCGTGGTAGACCGCCATGTTCTGGCGCGTGGCTCCCAGGAAAAAGTGGTTGATAATATCACACGTAAAGATGCAGAAGAGCATCCTGACCTGATTGTGCTGACGCCGACCTGCACCTCCAGTATTCTGCAAGAAGATCTTGAAAATTTTGTAGAGCGGGCTTCAGAGAGCACAGAGGGCGATGTCTTACTGGCAGATGTAAACCACTATCGTGTCAATGAGCTGCAGGCGGCTGACCGGACCCTCGACCAAATTGTGCAGTTTTACATTGAGAAAGGTCGCAAGCATGGTGACCTGCTAGAGAAAAGGACTGAGAAGCCCTCGGTCAACATCATTGGTATGTCAACGCTTGGGTTCCATAACCAGCATGACTGCACCGAGCTAAAGCGGTTGATGACCGACTTGGGTATTCAAGTCAACGAAGTGATTCCTGAGGGGGCGTCGGTTCATAACCTGAAGCGTTTGCCTCAGGCTTGGTTTAACCTGGTGCCTTACCGTGAACTCGGCCACATGTCGGCCAAGTATCTCGAACAGGAGTTCGGGACGCCTTACGTAGACATCACTCCAATGGGCGTAGTTGAGACAGCTCGCTGCATTCGCCGCATTCAGCAGATCTTGAACGAGCAGGGTGCAGACGTTAACTATGAAGCCTTTATTGAAGAGCAGACGCTGCATGTGTCTCAGGCGGCTTGGTTCTCGCGCTCTATTGACTGTCAGAATTTGACGGGTAAGAAAGCGGTGGTTTATGGCGACAACACCCACGCGGCTGCAATGACTAAGATTCTCGCTCGAGAAATGGGCATTCATGTGGTTTGGGCCGGGACTTACTGCAAGTATGATCAGGACTGGTTCCGCCAAGAGGTCAGTGAGTATTGTGATGAGGTGATCATCAACGAAGATCACGGTGCCATTGGAGATGCGATCGCAAAGGTCGAGCCATCCGCTATTTTTGGCACTCAAATGGAGCGCCACGTTGGTAAGCGTCTTAACATTCCCTGCGGCGTCATTGCTGCTCCGATTCATATTCAGGACTTTCCCATCGGCTACAAGCCATTCCTGGGTTACGAGGGGACAAATCAGCTTGCTGACCTAGTGTATAACTCTTTTACTCTGGGTATGGAGGATCACCTCTTAGAGATCTTCGGCGGTCACGATACCAAGGAAGTGATTACGAAGAGTATGACCGCTGACTCTGATCTTGCCTGGGCTAACGACGGCCTCTCTGAACTCAACAAAATCCCTGGATTTGTGCGGGGTAAAGTCAAGCGCAACACTGAGAAATTTGCTCGGGAGCGTGGGTTCGTTGAGATTACTGCAGAGATCCTCTACGCAGCCAAAGAGTCTGTAGGCGCATAG
- a CDS encoding twin-arginine translocase TatA/TatE family subunit, whose translation MFGLGWLEVGLIGLAALVLFGPKRLPELGASLGKSLRGFKDELDSEPEDEELD comes from the coding sequence ATGTTCGGCTTGGGATGGTTAGAGGTAGGTCTCATTGGGTTGGCAGCTCTGGTTCTGTTTGGTCCCAAGCGTCTACCAGAGCTAGGGGCGTCTTTAGGGAAGTCGCTTCGAGGATTCAAGGATGAGCTAGATAGTGAGCCAGAGGATGAAGAGCTTGACTAG
- the psb27 gene encoding photosystem II protein Psb27, whose amino-acid sequence MKRLFSTLLSFVLVAGIFCVGYAPAAGAFGIQGPPQTLSGNYNQDTLTVVDSLRTAVDLPDDDSGKAEAQAQAKEQINEFISRYRRDNKTAGLASFMTMTTALNALAGHYTAYPSRPVPEKLKTRLDQEFKQVEIALKREAS is encoded by the coding sequence ATGAAGCGCCTGTTTTCTACTCTATTGAGCTTTGTTCTCGTTGCCGGCATTTTTTGCGTGGGCTACGCTCCCGCTGCGGGTGCCTTTGGTATCCAAGGCCCTCCGCAAACGCTATCGGGTAACTACAACCAAGATACGCTGACGGTTGTTGATAGTCTGCGAACAGCGGTCGATTTACCTGACGATGATTCAGGCAAAGCCGAAGCCCAGGCTCAAGCTAAAGAGCAAATCAACGAATTTATTTCTCGATATCGTCGTGACAACAAAACGGCAGGTCTGGCCTCATTTATGACGATGACGACCGCTCTCAATGCTCTGGCTGGTCACTACACTGCCTATCCTAGCCGTCCCGTACCTGAGAAGCTCAAGACTCGACTTGATCAAGAGTTTAAGCAGGTAGAGATTGCTCTCAAGCGCGAAGCCTCTTAG
- the cbiD gene encoding cobalt-precorrin-5B (C(1))-methyltransferase CbiD codes for MPDPRSGYTLPVFACAAAIASLRYLYKPQSYTTIPVDLINPPEQADIPIDQTSAIRPGMALAITRSDPGDNLDLTRHTPIWAVVEWADASQTECVVLKGGEGIGIDKNRGDQAAFYDYAQRLLLTNLEQELLKGDRIQVTIILPEGRALAQRTSNASFGVVEGLSLLGTSGISQPLSAPGQLEAFKAELQQKAEQTDSLVFCLGENGLDIARKRGVPEHCLIKTANWLGPMLVVAGEQGLKSILLLGYHGKLIKLAGGIFHTHHHLADGRQEILTAIAANAGLPTPDLQVIFNAPTAEAGLQHLRSLDPAGSNWVDDIYTTMAERIDHRAEEYVKVHCDLSIQIGSVLFDRSRQIFATSQVGHSLLQNFSQREQ; via the coding sequence ATGCCTGATCCCCGCTCTGGATATACGTTGCCAGTTTTTGCCTGTGCAGCTGCGATCGCATCTCTACGCTACCTCTACAAACCGCAATCTTATACAACGATCCCCGTTGATTTGATCAACCCGCCCGAGCAGGCTGACATCCCCATTGACCAGACATCAGCAATCCGGCCTGGGATGGCGCTGGCTATCACCCGCAGCGATCCCGGCGATAATCTTGACCTGACCCGGCATACCCCTATCTGGGCGGTGGTGGAATGGGCAGACGCCTCACAAACAGAGTGCGTTGTTCTCAAAGGGGGAGAGGGAATCGGAATTGATAAAAACCGAGGGGACCAGGCGGCTTTCTATGACTATGCCCAGAGGCTCTTGCTCACAAACTTAGAACAAGAGCTGCTGAAGGGCGATCGCATCCAGGTCACCATCATTCTGCCGGAAGGGCGAGCACTCGCTCAACGGACCTCTAATGCTTCCTTTGGCGTTGTGGAAGGTCTTTCGTTGCTGGGTACCTCCGGTATTTCTCAGCCGTTATCGGCACCGGGTCAGCTTGAAGCATTTAAAGCTGAGCTTCAGCAAAAAGCCGAACAGACCGATAGCCTAGTCTTTTGCCTGGGTGAAAACGGTCTTGATATTGCCCGTAAGAGGGGCGTTCCAGAGCATTGCTTAATCAAGACGGCTAACTGGCTGGGGCCGATGCTAGTGGTGGCGGGAGAACAGGGCTTGAAATCTATTCTGCTGTTGGGGTATCACGGCAAGTTGATTAAGCTAGCGGGAGGAATCTTCCATACCCATCATCACTTAGCCGACGGTCGCCAAGAAATTTTGACAGCGATTGCCGCCAATGCCGGACTCCCGACGCCGGATCTTCAGGTGATTTTTAATGCGCCCACGGCAGAAGCAGGGCTGCAGCACTTGCGTTCTCTTGATCCAGCTGGGAGCAACTGGGTCGATGATATCTATACAACGATGGCAGAACGGATCGATCACAGAGCGGAGGAGTATGTGAAGGTGCATTGCGATCTCAGCATCCAGATTGGCTCGGTCCTATTCGACCGCAGTCGCCAGATATTTGCCACCAGCCAGGTCGGCCACTCGTTGCTCCAGAATTTTTCCCAAAGGGAACAGTAA